A window of the Teredinibacter franksiae genome harbors these coding sequences:
- a CDS encoding efflux RND transporter periplasmic adaptor subunit — MKKYLVTIAGLVGVLLVVAGVKGSQIMSLIKMGETMVPPPTVISATQVEQQQWEQVLNTVGTLEAVQGVVVTADNPGRVTDILFTAGTEVKAGDVLIHQDTSSEKAQLRAAEASVALAKANLDRVSALFKKKVSSRSELDASEARHKEAVAQADNIRTSIDKKTVKAPFDGRLGIRLVNVGSDLSTGSAIVSLQEVDPIYVNFSLPQRDLPKLAAGLKVRLSSDAVPGRVFDGDISTINPEIDPATRSVKVQATLSNEDLSLLPGMYAKVEIVLPQAEPVLVVPVTSVSYATYGDSVFIVEEEKNEESGETSQVVRQKFVRLGETRGDFVTIKAGVEEGETVVSTGVFKLRNNAPVNINNETQPEFSLNPTPEDS, encoded by the coding sequence ATGAAAAAATATCTGGTCACTATCGCTGGCTTAGTTGGCGTACTCTTGGTTGTTGCAGGAGTGAAAGGCTCCCAAATTATGTCGTTAATCAAGATGGGCGAGACCATGGTGCCGCCGCCAACGGTGATTTCTGCCACCCAGGTAGAGCAACAACAGTGGGAGCAGGTATTGAATACCGTGGGTACTTTGGAGGCCGTGCAAGGGGTGGTGGTTACCGCGGATAACCCTGGACGGGTTACGGATATTCTTTTTACGGCAGGTACAGAAGTTAAAGCGGGTGATGTACTCATCCATCAGGATACTTCCTCGGAAAAGGCCCAGCTACGTGCTGCCGAAGCGAGTGTTGCTTTGGCTAAGGCTAATCTTGATCGTGTAAGTGCGCTGTTCAAGAAAAAAGTTTCCTCCAGGTCTGAACTGGATGCTTCAGAGGCCCGCCATAAAGAAGCCGTTGCTCAGGCCGATAATATTCGTACAAGCATCGATAAAAAAACCGTGAAAGCGCCTTTCGATGGTCGTCTTGGTATTCGCCTTGTGAACGTGGGCTCGGATTTGAGTACCGGCAGCGCTATTGTCTCCCTTCAAGAGGTAGACCCAATCTACGTTAACTTTTCACTTCCTCAACGAGACTTGCCGAAACTGGCCGCTGGCTTGAAAGTACGTCTAAGCAGTGATGCGGTGCCGGGTAGAGTATTTGATGGCGACATCAGTACCATTAACCCTGAAATCGACCCGGCTACCCGCAGCGTAAAAGTTCAAGCAACGCTCTCCAACGAAGACCTTTCGCTGTTGCCTGGCATGTATGCCAAGGTTGAAATTGTTTTACCTCAGGCCGAGCCGGTACTGGTGGTGCCGGTTACCTCGGTGAGCTATGCAACCTACGGCGATTCAGTTTTTATTGTGGAAGAAGAAAAAAATGAAGAGAGTGGCGAAACCTCTCAGGTGGTGCGACAAAAATTTGTAAGGCTCGGTGAAACCCGCGGCGATTTTGTTACGATCAAGGCGGGCGTCGAAGAGGGAGAAACAGTAGTAAGCACCGGTGTTTTCAAACTGCGGAATAATGCGCCGGTGAACATTAACAATGAAACCCAACCCGAATTCAGCCTGAATCCGACCCCAGAAGATTCCTGA
- a CDS encoding cellulase family glycosylhydrolase translates to MKLKTYKHLLGATLCATVLTAFNANAGVPPLTVSGNQILSGGEAKSFAGNSWFWSNTGWAQEDKYNADLVRWLKDDWNTTIVRAAMGADEDGSYEEDPDGNQARVETLVEAAIDEDLYVIIDFHSHHAEDKKALAIDFFEEMATKYGSYNNVVYEIYNEPLQISWSGVIKPYAEDVIAAIRAIDPDNLIIVGTPSWSQNVDEASRDPIRGYSNIAYTLHFYAGTHGQWLRNKADTAMNNGIALMVTEWGAVNADGDGAVATGEADQWMAWMKQNNISHLNWAMSDKEEGSSVMKPGANPFGNWSDSDLTASGRYVKNVVENWGTTISSSSSSSSSSSSSSSSSSSSSSSSSSSSSSSSSSSSSSSSSSSQSSSSSSSSSNGNSNCDGVNVYPNWTAKDWAGGAYNHAEGGDKMVYQNTLFQANWYTNSVPGSDGTWSNLGACGTASSSSSSSSSSSSSSSSSSSSSSSSSSSSSSSSSSSSSSSSSSSSSSSSSSSSSSSSSSSSSSSSSSSSSSGGVTCDAAIVNSWSSGYQLNVEVSNAGNSSISGWTVEVCFDEDPQYSGGWNASISESGNCIIASNISWNGNLAPGQSTSVGLQGNSDGSIATPSCTVQ, encoded by the coding sequence ATGAAACTAAAAACCTACAAGCACCTGCTTGGCGCTACGCTTTGCGCTACAGTATTAACGGCATTTAATGCCAATGCTGGCGTTCCACCACTCACCGTGAGCGGCAACCAAATTCTTAGCGGCGGCGAAGCAAAAAGCTTTGCTGGTAATAGCTGGTTTTGGAGTAACACCGGATGGGCACAAGAAGATAAATATAACGCAGACCTCGTTCGCTGGCTAAAAGACGATTGGAATACCACGATCGTTCGCGCCGCTATGGGTGCCGATGAGGACGGCAGTTATGAAGAAGATCCCGATGGCAACCAAGCACGCGTTGAAACGCTAGTAGAAGCCGCCATCGACGAAGACCTGTATGTAATTATCGATTTTCACAGCCACCACGCCGAAGACAAGAAAGCACTGGCCATCGACTTTTTTGAAGAGATGGCAACCAAATACGGCTCCTACAACAACGTAGTCTATGAGATTTATAACGAACCCCTGCAGATCAGCTGGAGCGGTGTTATTAAACCCTACGCTGAAGACGTTATTGCAGCCATTCGTGCGATCGACCCCGACAACCTGATTATTGTGGGAACACCATCTTGGTCTCAGAATGTTGACGAAGCCTCGCGAGACCCCATCAGAGGCTATAGCAATATCGCTTATACCCTGCATTTTTACGCGGGTACCCATGGCCAGTGGCTGCGAAACAAAGCCGATACTGCGATGAATAACGGTATTGCCTTAATGGTAACCGAGTGGGGCGCGGTAAATGCCGATGGTGATGGAGCTGTTGCTACAGGCGAAGCTGATCAGTGGATGGCTTGGATGAAGCAGAACAACATCTCTCACCTTAATTGGGCCATGAGTGATAAAGAGGAAGGATCTTCAGTAATGAAGCCCGGCGCCAACCCCTTTGGTAATTGGAGCGATTCAGATCTAACCGCTTCTGGCCGGTATGTTAAAAATGTCGTAGAAAACTGGGGCACCACTATTAGCTCCTCTAGCAGCAGCTCAAGCTCTTCCTCCAGCTCCAGCAGCAGCTCCTCGTCCTCTTCCAGCAGCTCCTCGTCCTCTTCCAGCAGCTCCTCGTCCTCTTCCAGCAGCTCCAGCTCGTCTTCCAGCCAGAGCAGCTCTTCATCAAGTAGCTCCAGCAATGGCAACAGTAATTGTGATGGTGTAAATGTCTATCCAAACTGGACAGCCAAAGACTGGGCCGGCGGTGCATACAACCACGCCGAAGGTGGCGACAAAATGGTGTACCAAAATACCCTATTCCAAGCTAACTGGTATACCAATTCTGTGCCCGGTAGCGATGGTACATGGAGTAATTTAGGTGCTTGTGGTACTGCGTCTAGCTCCAGCTCTTCTTCAAGTAGCTCAAGCAGCAGCTCTTCTTCAAGCAGCAGCTCTAGCTCGTCCTCCAGCAGCTCTTCTTCAAGCAGCAGCTCTAGCTCGTCCTCCAGCAGCTCCTCTTCAAGCAGCAGCTCTAGCTCGTCCTCCAGCAGCTCCTCTTCAAGCAGCAGCTCTAGCTCATCCTCTAGCAGCTCGTCTTCCAGCAGCGGCGGTGTTACCTGTGATGCGGCTATTGTTAATAGCTGGAGTAGTGGCTATCAGTTGAATGTTGAAGTGAGCAACGCCGGCAACTCCAGCATCTCTGGTTGGACAGTTGAAGTTTGCTTCGACGAAGATCCACAATATTCTGGCGGCTGGAATGCGTCGATTTCTGAATCCGGTAACTGCATTATCGCCAGCAATATCAGCTGGAACGGTAACTTAGCACCGGGCCAAAGCACCAGCGTTGGATTGCAGGGCAATTCTGATGGCAGCATTGCAACACCTAGCTGCACTGTTCAGTAA
- a CDS encoding efflux RND transporter permease subunit yields the protein MKSAFTDIFVRRPVLAMVVNLVIIIAGIQAISSLTVRQFPRNDNAVIVVNTAYIGANSELVRGFITTPMERAISGADGIDYIDSQSGQGMSTINVHLELNYDPIKALSEITSKVNQVRGDLPPEAEVPVINVQSADSAIAAAYLSFSSEILESNQITDYLVRVVQPRLSALEGVQRADVLGARTYAMRIWLKPDRMAAYGVTPVQIRQALSANNYLAALGSTKGSYMQVNLSANTDLNTVEEFKDLVLRAENGALVRLSDVADVVLGSESYDTEVHYSGDSATFMGIFPMPQANTLDVMALVRTELESLREGMPKGLEATIGYDSTDYIQTAISEVVKTLGETLLIVIAIIFLFLGSVRSVIIPVVAIPVSLIGGIFLMQMFGFSLNLLTLLAIVLSVGLVVDDAIVIVENVERHIANGESPAQAAILGARELVGPVIAMTITLVAVYLPIGLQGGLTGSLFREFAFTLAGAVTISGIVALTLSPMMSAKLLKEGMEDQGFAHVAAQAFEKIRRGYIRFLDVTLKARGAVYMLWIVLSVLAFVMFMQSPKELAPTEDQGFIFVMSEGASSSTIDQSRIYSKKVNEKLLATPEGDFTFQITFPDGGFGGMLLNNWDERDRTVFEILPEVSSSLSQIGGINVFALAPPSLPGGGNFPVEFVIASTAEVEDILEYAEQLQQAAMASGKFAFPPQIDTKVDVPEAQLVIDRDKVADLGLSLQQVGADVGVMLGGGYVNRFNIGGRSYRVIPQVKRSERLNSEQLQDIFITGPEGKLIPLSTVAEIEQNTVPRSLNRFQQLNAVKLSGVSNVPLDEALGFLEAEAARILPSNYMIDYTGESRQLRREGNKFVPAFILSLVLIFLVLAAQFNSFRDPFVILAGSVPLAMFGASIFTFLKFPVPGMSYWTDGWTTTLNIYSQVGLVTLIGLVAKNGILLVEFANKLQEQGVNKLRAVRESASTRLRPILMTTAATVAGHFPLVLVSGAGAEARNSIGLVLVGGMAIGTLFTLFVVPSIYMLIARDLEGELDEVPEDEASLEVVPA from the coding sequence ATGAAATCTGCATTTACTGATATTTTCGTTCGCCGACCGGTTTTGGCCATGGTTGTTAACCTGGTTATTATTATTGCCGGTATTCAGGCGATCAGTTCTCTTACTGTACGTCAGTTTCCACGAAACGATAACGCCGTTATTGTTGTGAACACGGCCTATATTGGCGCAAACTCTGAATTGGTGCGTGGTTTTATAACCACGCCTATGGAGCGTGCCATATCCGGCGCCGATGGGATTGATTACATCGACTCGCAAAGTGGGCAGGGTATGTCCACTATAAATGTTCACCTCGAATTAAATTACGACCCGATTAAAGCGCTTTCGGAAATTACCTCCAAAGTGAATCAGGTGCGCGGTGATTTACCACCAGAAGCCGAAGTGCCGGTTATTAACGTGCAGTCGGCCGATAGCGCCATTGCGGCCGCCTATTTAAGTTTTAGTTCGGAGATTTTGGAATCCAATCAAATCACTGACTATTTGGTGCGTGTGGTGCAGCCGCGGCTTTCGGCCTTGGAGGGTGTGCAGCGTGCGGACGTATTAGGTGCGCGTACCTATGCCATGCGTATCTGGCTGAAGCCCGATCGCATGGCCGCTTATGGCGTAACGCCGGTACAAATTCGTCAGGCGCTTTCGGCCAACAACTACTTGGCTGCTTTGGGTAGTACCAAGGGTTCATACATGCAGGTAAACCTGTCGGCCAATACCGATTTAAATACCGTAGAAGAATTTAAAGACTTGGTGTTAAGGGCAGAAAACGGTGCGCTGGTACGTTTAAGTGATGTTGCCGATGTCGTGCTCGGTTCCGAAAGCTACGATACTGAAGTGCATTACTCTGGAGACTCGGCCACTTTTATGGGTATATTCCCTATGCCCCAGGCCAACACCTTAGATGTAATGGCGCTAGTGCGTACCGAGTTAGAATCTTTGCGCGAAGGTATGCCAAAAGGCTTGGAAGCGACCATCGGTTACGACTCCACCGATTACATTCAAACCGCCATTTCTGAAGTGGTGAAAACACTAGGCGAAACATTGCTTATTGTTATCGCCATTATTTTCTTGTTCCTTGGCTCGGTACGTTCGGTGATTATTCCCGTGGTTGCCATTCCAGTGTCATTAATTGGCGGCATCTTTTTAATGCAGATGTTCGGCTTTAGCTTAAACCTACTTACCTTATTGGCCATTGTCTTGTCGGTAGGTTTGGTCGTCGACGATGCCATTGTCATTGTTGAAAACGTCGAGCGCCATATTGCCAATGGCGAGTCCCCGGCTCAGGCCGCCATACTTGGCGCGCGGGAACTGGTGGGGCCGGTAATTGCCATGACCATTACGCTGGTTGCGGTGTATTTGCCTATTGGCTTGCAGGGAGGGTTAACGGGGTCGTTGTTCCGGGAGTTTGCGTTTACGCTGGCGGGCGCGGTTACTATCTCGGGTATTGTTGCGCTAACGCTATCGCCCATGATGTCGGCCAAGCTTCTAAAAGAAGGTATGGAAGATCAGGGGTTTGCTCACGTAGCAGCACAAGCGTTTGAAAAAATCCGTCGAGGCTATATTCGTTTTTTGGATGTGACCTTGAAAGCGCGGGGCGCGGTGTACATGCTCTGGATTGTGCTTAGCGTACTGGCCTTCGTCATGTTTATGCAGTCACCAAAAGAGTTGGCGCCAACGGAAGATCAGGGTTTTATCTTTGTTATGAGTGAGGGGGCTTCCAGCTCTACCATTGACCAATCGCGGATCTATTCCAAAAAGGTAAATGAAAAGCTTCTGGCCACACCGGAAGGGGATTTCACTTTCCAAATCACCTTCCCCGATGGTGGTTTTGGCGGCATGTTGTTGAATAACTGGGACGAACGCGATAGAACCGTATTTGAAATATTGCCAGAAGTCAGTTCTAGTCTGTCGCAAATAGGCGGTATTAATGTGTTTGCGCTGGCGCCTCCGTCTTTACCTGGCGGCGGTAATTTTCCTGTTGAATTTGTTATTGCTTCCACCGCCGAGGTGGAGGATATTCTTGAATATGCCGAGCAATTGCAGCAGGCCGCCATGGCGAGCGGAAAGTTTGCGTTCCCGCCACAAATTGACACCAAGGTAGATGTGCCGGAAGCCCAGTTGGTTATTGACCGTGATAAAGTCGCCGACCTTGGTTTAAGTTTGCAGCAGGTCGGTGCTGATGTGGGCGTAATGCTGGGTGGCGGTTATGTGAATCGATTTAATATTGGTGGCCGCAGTTATCGGGTGATACCGCAAGTGAAGCGCAGTGAGCGTTTAAATTCAGAACAGTTACAGGATATATTTATAACCGGGCCCGAGGGTAAATTAATTCCGCTCAGTACCGTTGCGGAAATAGAACAAAATACCGTTCCGCGTTCGCTTAATCGATTCCAGCAGTTAAATGCCGTTAAGCTCAGTGGTGTTTCCAATGTGCCGCTAGACGAAGCGTTGGGGTTTTTGGAAGCCGAGGCAGCCAGAATATTACCCAGTAATTATATGATCGACTATACCGGTGAAAGTCGACAGCTGCGGCGAGAAGGCAATAAATTTGTCCCCGCTTTTATTCTTTCGTTGGTACTTATCTTTTTGGTGTTGGCCGCACAATTTAATAGCTTTCGTGACCCGTTTGTTATTCTCGCAGGTTCCGTACCGCTGGCGATGTTCGGCGCATCTATATTCACCTTTCTTAAATTCCCGGTGCCGGGGATGTCCTATTGGACCGACGGTTGGACCACCACATTGAATATTTATTCTCAGGTTGGCCTGGTAACGCTGATTGGTCTAGTGGCGAAAAATGGTATTTTGCTGGTGGAGTTTGCGAATAAGTTGCAGGAGCAGGGCGTAAACAAGTTACGTGCGGTGCGTGAATCGGCTTCTACGCGGTTGCGCCCCATTCTTATGACCACCGCTGCGACGGTAGCCGGGCACTTCCCTTTGGTGTTGGTTAGCGGTGCCGGTGCCGAAGCGCGAAATTCCATTGGCTTAGTGCTGGTAGGCGGCATGGCAATAGGAACGCTCTTCACGCTGTTTGTGGTTCCGTCTATTTACATGCTCATCGCTAGGGATTTAGAGGGCGAGCTGGATGAAGTACCTGAAGACGAAGCCTCGCTGGAGGTCGTTCCGGCCTAA
- the cysK gene encoding cysteine synthase A has protein sequence MVKRYDNILGTIGNTPVVKINKLAPANVNLFVKAESFNPMSSVKDRLALGIIETAEKSGELKPGQTVVEATSGNTGIGLAMVCAQKGYPLVIVMAESFSVERRKLMRFLGAKVVLTPAPKSGTGMVDKAKELAEKNGWFLARQFENEANPDMHSRTTAREIIDAFDDISLDYWVTGTGTGGTLKGVARVLRSESPNTKIVVTEPANAAEIASGIRQERNADGSPAAAHPTFTPHPIQGWTPNFIPKLVEDAVDEQYFDQNVAVTGPRAIECSKQLAQQEGIFVGISAGATLAAALEVAKNAPDGSNILCMLPDTGERYLSTPLFEDVGVDMNEDELAISKSTPGFQLG, from the coding sequence ATGGTCAAGCGTTACGACAACATCTTGGGCACCATAGGCAACACCCCCGTTGTAAAAATTAATAAGCTGGCGCCGGCTAACGTAAACCTGTTTGTAAAAGCTGAAAGCTTCAATCCCATGAGTTCGGTGAAAGACCGTTTGGCACTGGGCATTATTGAAACGGCTGAGAAGTCTGGGGAGCTTAAGCCCGGTCAAACTGTTGTGGAGGCTACAAGCGGAAACACCGGCATTGGTTTGGCCATGGTGTGTGCGCAAAAGGGGTACCCGCTGGTTATCGTTATGGCTGAATCGTTTAGCGTTGAACGCCGCAAACTTATGCGTTTTCTTGGCGCCAAAGTTGTATTGACCCCGGCACCGAAGAGTGGAACCGGTATGGTGGATAAAGCGAAGGAGCTAGCCGAAAAGAATGGCTGGTTTTTAGCGCGACAGTTTGAAAATGAAGCCAACCCCGATATGCATTCGCGTACAACTGCGCGTGAAATCATTGATGCCTTCGACGATATTTCACTGGACTACTGGGTAACCGGCACAGGTACCGGTGGTACGTTAAAAGGTGTTGCCCGAGTGTTGCGGTCAGAAAGCCCCAACACCAAAATTGTGGTCACTGAGCCAGCGAATGCGGCTGAAATTGCCAGCGGTATTCGCCAAGAGCGTAATGCCGATGGCTCGCCCGCTGCCGCGCACCCAACGTTTACGCCGCACCCTATTCAAGGCTGGACACCCAATTTTATACCCAAGTTGGTGGAGGACGCCGTAGACGAGCAATACTTCGATCAAAACGTTGCGGTTACCGGCCCTAGAGCTATTGAGTGTTCTAAACAGCTGGCTCAACAAGAAGGTATATTTGTGGGCATATCGGCCGGCGCCACATTAGCTGCGGCACTAGAAGTGGCTAAAAATGCGCCTGATGGCAGTAATATTTTATGCATGCTGCCGGATACCGGAGAGCGTTATCTATCTACCCCCTTGTTCGAAGATGTTGGTGTCGATATGAACGAAGACGAGCTGGCAATATCCAAATCTACGCCGGGGT
- a CDS encoding glycoside hydrolase 5 family protein, with the protein MRGLSDALKGACLLPVFYLLASCSPAEDTQEKTAVTESIEASMTKSPFVSVVGNRFYLEGKPYSFVGTNVWFAPYIGSESADIGDRLRLQRELDFLKKTGITNLRILGASERSPLDNSLSPAIMHKGKIEREDIFVGLDFTLAEMAKRDMKAVIFLSNFWEWSGGMVTYLSWVNGGEYINLGDPDQPWPAFALFASQFYSNWEAVDMYHRYVSNLLERRNTISGKLYKEDPTIMSWQLANEPRPGDGEQSRENLPAYYRWIKDTAKLIKAHAPNQLVSVGSEGTMGCLEMDECYLGAHAGNGIDYATFHMWPKNWGWFDVQKPEETFGRAVEKARTYIEKHEGLANQLNMPIVLEEFGLERDLGAFAPESSTKYRNDFYRFVFEQINRSVKSGGPFMGSNFWAWGGFGEALHDDAKWRPGDKTFVGDPPQEPQGLNSVFASDTGTLDVINTHYRNLAQ; encoded by the coding sequence TTGAGAGGATTAAGCGACGCACTTAAGGGTGCCTGTTTGTTACCGGTTTTCTATTTGTTGGCTAGCTGTTCGCCGGCTGAAGATACGCAAGAGAAAACTGCCGTTACCGAATCGATAGAAGCGAGTATGACAAAAAGCCCGTTTGTTAGCGTGGTGGGTAATCGTTTTTACTTGGAGGGCAAGCCCTACAGTTTTGTTGGTACCAATGTCTGGTTTGCGCCTTACATCGGCTCCGAATCAGCGGATATTGGTGATCGTTTGCGATTACAGCGCGAGCTAGATTTTCTCAAGAAAACCGGTATTACTAATTTGCGCATTCTCGGCGCATCCGAGCGTTCACCGCTGGATAACTCCCTCAGCCCTGCCATTATGCACAAGGGTAAAATTGAGCGGGAGGATATTTTCGTAGGCTTGGATTTCACGCTTGCTGAAATGGCCAAGCGCGATATGAAGGCGGTTATTTTCCTGAGTAATTTTTGGGAATGGTCCGGCGGTATGGTGACTTATCTAAGCTGGGTAAACGGTGGCGAATACATTAACCTTGGCGATCCTGATCAGCCATGGCCAGCTTTCGCACTGTTTGCCTCACAGTTCTACAGTAATTGGGAAGCGGTCGATATGTATCACCGCTACGTTTCTAATTTGCTGGAGCGGCGCAATACCATCTCCGGAAAGCTCTACAAAGAGGATCCCACCATTATGTCGTGGCAGCTTGCTAATGAGCCGAGACCGGGCGATGGCGAGCAGAGCCGGGAAAACCTGCCAGCCTATTACCGCTGGATTAAAGACACAGCCAAATTAATTAAAGCCCATGCCCCAAATCAGCTGGTATCGGTGGGTAGTGAGGGCACTATGGGTTGCTTGGAAATGGATGAGTGCTATCTCGGTGCGCATGCAGGCAATGGCATTGATTATGCCACTTTCCATATGTGGCCAAAAAATTGGGGATGGTTTGATGTCCAAAAGCCAGAAGAAACTTTTGGCCGCGCTGTCGAAAAAGCCAGAACCTATATTGAAAAACACGAAGGTCTAGCCAATCAACTCAATATGCCAATTGTGCTTGAAGAATTTGGTTTGGAGCGTGATCTGGGTGCTTTCGCGCCAGAAAGCAGCACCAAATACCGTAATGATTTTTACCGGTTTGTGTTTGAGCAAATTAATCGCAGCGTAAAATCGGGTGGTCCGTTTATGGGGTCCAACTTCTGGGCCTGGGGTGGTTTTGGTGAGGCGCTGCATGATGATGCCAAATGGCGACCCGGCGACAAAACCTTTGTCGGTGATCCACCTCAGGAGCCGCAGGGTTTGAACTCTGTTTTCGCCAGCGATACCGGTACTCTTGATGTAATCAACACCCATTACCGCAATTTAGCGCAATAA
- the typA gene encoding translational GTPase TypA, whose amino-acid sequence MIEKLRNIAIIAHVDHGKTTLVDKLLSQSGTLDRKDEGAERVMDSNDQERERGITILAKNTAISWNGYRINIVDTPGHADFGGEVERVLSMVDCVLLLVDAVDGPMPQTRFVTSKAFEKGLKPIVVINKVDRPGARPDWVHDQVFDLFDRLDGTEEQLDFPMIYASALNGYAGLDLDDMADDMTPLLKLIVDQVPPPKVEIDKPFQMQISALDYNSYVGVIGIGRISRGELKPNQQIVVVNSEGKTRKAKVLQVMGYHGLERVETELATAGDIVCITGVDKLGISDTLCEPTAIEAMPPLSVDEPTVSMTFQVNDSPFSGQDGKYVTSRNIRERLDQELIHNVALRVVQGDSPDKFIVSGRGELHLSVLIENMRREGFELGVSRPEVIQKEVDGEIHEPFEQVVIDVEDQHQGSIMEEIGLRKGELTNMEPDGKGRVKLEFIIPSRGLIGFRGLFLTLTSGSGIMTSIFDHYGPVKAGEVTSRQNGVLVSMVKGKTLAYALFNLQDRGRLFLGHGSEVYEGQVVGIHSRDNDLVVNPTKAKQLNNIRAAGTDEALTLSPPIKHTLEQALEFIEDDELVEVTPHSIRLRKKLLAENERKRAKNAAAK is encoded by the coding sequence GTGATAGAAAAACTGCGCAATATCGCCATTATTGCCCACGTAGACCATGGCAAAACCACCCTAGTGGACAAGCTTTTAAGCCAGTCCGGTACTTTGGACCGCAAAGATGAAGGCGCTGAGCGCGTAATGGACTCCAATGATCAGGAGCGTGAGCGCGGCATTACCATTCTTGCCAAAAACACCGCCATCAGTTGGAACGGTTACCGCATCAACATTGTAGACACCCCTGGGCACGCCGATTTTGGTGGCGAGGTAGAGCGTGTACTCTCTATGGTTGACTGTGTTCTTTTACTGGTAGACGCGGTAGACGGCCCAATGCCGCAAACCCGTTTCGTTACCAGTAAGGCCTTCGAAAAAGGTCTTAAGCCCATTGTTGTTATTAATAAAGTCGACCGCCCCGGCGCTCGCCCAGACTGGGTACACGACCAAGTATTCGACCTATTCGACCGCCTAGACGGCACCGAAGAGCAGCTCGACTTCCCCATGATTTACGCTTCAGCACTTAACGGCTATGCCGGTTTGGACCTGGACGATATGGCCGACGATATGACGCCGCTGCTGAAATTAATTGTGGATCAAGTACCACCACCCAAAGTAGAAATCGACAAACCTTTCCAGATGCAAATCTCGGCGCTGGACTACAACAGCTACGTGGGTGTTATTGGTATTGGCCGCATAAGCCGCGGCGAACTCAAGCCCAATCAGCAAATTGTAGTGGTCAACTCGGAAGGTAAAACCCGCAAGGCCAAAGTTCTGCAGGTAATGGGCTACCACGGCCTTGAGCGGGTAGAAACTGAACTCGCCACCGCTGGCGATATTGTTTGCATCACCGGTGTCGACAAACTGGGCATCTCCGACACCCTTTGCGAACCGACCGCCATTGAAGCTATGCCACCCTTAAGTGTGGACGAACCCACCGTGAGCATGACATTCCAGGTGAACGACTCACCCTTTTCCGGGCAAGATGGCAAATATGTCACTTCGCGCAATATACGAGAGCGCTTGGATCAGGAATTGATTCACAACGTGGCGCTGCGCGTTGTTCAGGGTGATAGCCCCGATAAATTTATTGTCTCGGGTCGCGGTGAATTACACCTTTCGGTACTCATCGAAAATATGCGTCGAGAAGGATTTGAGCTGGGCGTGTCTCGCCCTGAAGTTATCCAGAAAGAAGTGGATGGTGAAATTCACGAACCCTTTGAGCAGGTCGTTATTGACGTTGAAGACCAACATCAAGGCTCTATCATGGAAGAGATTGGCCTACGTAAAGGCGAACTCACCAACATGGAACCCGATGGCAAGGGCCGCGTTAAACTGGAATTCATTATTCCATCTCGCGGACTTATTGGCTTTAGAGGCCTGTTCCTTACGCTCACTTCGGGCTCGGGCATTATGACCAGTATTTTCGATCACTACGGCCCGGTAAAAGCCGGTGAAGTGACTAGCCGCCAAAATGGTGTACTGGTTAGCATGGTAAAGGGTAAAACTCTAGCCTACGCCCTGTTTAACCTACAGGATCGCGGTCGACTATTTTTGGGCCATGGCTCCGAAGTGTACGAAGGTCAGGTTGTTGGCATTCACTCCCGCGACAATGACTTGGTAGTGAACCCCACCAAAGCCAAACAGTTGAATAATATCCGCGCTGCGGGTACCGACGAGGCACTCACCCTTTCACCACCTATTAAGCACACGCTGGAGCAGGCGCTGGAGTTTATTGAGGATGACGAGCTAGTGGAAGTAACACCACACAGCATCCGTTTGCGTAAAAAACTGCTTGCAGAGAACGAACGCAAGCGCGCGAAAAACGCAGCGGCAAAATAA
- a CDS encoding TraR/DksA family transcriptional regulator gives MPIDLARYKSLLEKDLEQLSQLDAISKQGADTVELDQSKIGRLSRMDALQQQAMQQEQNRRRELKVKQIHAALKRVHEGDYGWCMDCGEPINMKRLEISPAVEFCTQCADKH, from the coding sequence ATGCCTATCGATCTAGCCAGATACAAATCGCTGCTCGAGAAAGATTTAGAACAACTCTCCCAACTGGATGCCATTTCAAAGCAGGGTGCAGATACTGTTGAGCTTGACCAATCCAAAATCGGCCGCCTTTCAAGAATGGACGCACTGCAACAACAGGCCATGCAGCAAGAACAAAATAGACGTAGAGAATTAAAAGTAAAGCAGATTCATGCCGCCCTCAAGCGTGTTCATGAGGGCGACTACGGTTGGTGTATGGATTGCGGTGAACCGATCAACATGAAGCGATTAGAAATAAGTCCAGCCGTTGAATTTTGCACCCAATGTGCAGACAAACATTAA